From a single Brettanomyces bruxellensis chromosome 5, complete sequence genomic region:
- a CDS encoding uncharacterized protein (BUSCO:EOG09262KJA), with amino-acid sequence MSPEEPVIKSFLDTDLYKLTMQSAIHNCFPDAEVSFDYHNRTPEKKLTVEAIDWLKKQIKLLGDLRFAEDEIEFLKQEVPFLPQQYFKWLETFKLHPDKEVIIDDDPDHFDLRVKGAWDQVTLYEIPLLALVSEAYFRFIVNKWTNEGQFEKAKGKSIRLCNNSCAFSEFGTRRRRSFETQKIMMEGLMAGAKESNKPGMFLGTSNVYFAKIYKLKPMGTIAHEWMMGIAAITQDYNNANKRAMDCWLETVGNTHAGLALTDTFGTDVFLRSFYPPYSDYYAGVRQDSGDPLKFIEKIGHHYIDILKLPKFSKSICFSDSLNVDRCIQYKARADEVGMNCSFGIGTNLTNDFADSTPMNIVMKIDSANGHPAVKISDNLGKNTGDPAEVRRVKKVLGYEEKYWAGGDEEHRWG; translated from the coding sequence ATGAGTCCAGAGGAACCTGTTATTAAGTCCTTTTTGGACACAGATCTCTATAAGCTTACGATGCAATCTGCGATTCACAACTGTTTTCCAGATGCAGAGGTGTCGTTTGACTACCACAATCGAACCCCAGAGAAAAAACTCACAGTTGAGGCTATAGATTggttgaagaagcaaataaaACTTTTGGGTGACTTGAGATTTGCCGAGGACGAGATTGAGTTTCTCAAACAGGAAGTGCCATTTCTTCCCCAGCAGTACTTCAAGTGGTTGGAGACATTCAAATTGCACCCGGACAAGGAGGTTATAATTGATGATGACCCGGACCACTTCGATCTCCGGGTCAAAGGTGCGTGGGATCAGGTGACACTCTACGAAATCCCGTTGTTGGCACTAGTATCGGAGGCATACTTCAGGTTTATCGTCAACAAGTGGACAAATGAGGGTCAGTTTGAAAAGGCCAAGGGCAAGTCGATCAGGCTTTGCAACAACAGCTGTGCATTTAGCGAGTTCGGAACAAGGAGGAGAAGGTCGTTTGAAACGCAAAAAATCATGATGGAGGGACTTATGGCCGGAGCAAAGGAATCGAACAAGCCAGGCATGTTTTTGGGAACGTCCAATGTTTACTTTGCGAAAATCTACAAGTTGAAGCCAATGGGCACGATTGCCCACGAGTGGATGATGGGAATTGCAGCCATCACCCAGGATTATAACAATGCCAACAAGAGGGCAATGGACTGCTGGCTTGAGACAGTTGGAAATACACATGCGGGTTTGGCCCTCACGGACACTTTTGGCACGGATGTCTTTCTCAGATCATTCTATCCGCCTTACTCTGATTACTATGCGGGAGTTCGTCAGGATTCCGGCGACCCGCTCAAGTTTATAGAGAAAATCGGGCATCACTACattgatattttgaagCTTCCGAAATTCTCGAAGTCGATCTGCTTCAGCGACTCGTTGAACGTCGATCGGTGCATACAGTACAAGGCGCGGGCGGACGAAGTTGGAATGAACTGCTCGTTTGGTATTGGAACAAACCTAACGAACGATTTTGCCGATTCGACGCCGATGAATATTGTGATGAAAATTGATAGTGCGAATGGCCATCCGGCAGTGAAGATTAGTGATAATCTTGGCAAGAATACGGGAGATCCGGCGGAGGTGAGACGGGTGAAGAAGGTTTTGGGATATGAGGAAAAGTATTGGGCTGGAGGAGATGAGGAGCACAGATGGGGTTGA
- the RPB10 gene encoding DNA-directed RNA Polymerase II subunit L: MIIPVRCFSCGKVVGDKWETYLQYLDEGMSEGDALDRLGLKRYCCRRMVLTHVDLIEKFLRYNPLEKKDIDDERSY; encoded by the coding sequence ATGATTATTCCTGTTAGATGCTTTTCCTGCGGTAAAGTTGTGGGTGACAAATGGGAGACATATCTTCAATATCTTGATGAAGGTATGAGTGAAGGTGATGCTTTGGACAGATTGGGATTGAAAAGATACTGCTGCAGAAGAATGGTTCTTACACATGTTGATCTTATAGAGAAGTTCTTACGTTATAACCctcttgaaaagaaggatattgatgatgaaagatCATATTAA
- a CDS encoding uncharacterized protein (BUSCO:EOG09262E3Q): MPEIETDWKLGFNSGGKLLSHKHVISMDGKYTIAIFKTHLKVYSLDTRQSIRNIDLDRDLSDVTDVKISSKDALLLYLFTPNQILVVNWKNELESGPIVKQYTLSMEQKQDGIKHKYGQILKLIDFCEQKESKEDESKEESSNLETVFVLLCGKPREKKGNYLHSAHTRYIVRYSATSNTLEELLTIEGELLSAKSTDGTNLAFVTNKNNLLYVQVKQDGDQDALELSSHKYKFPYKTTVCSLAVSNGESPLVALGTVSGVIQLLYLGSDEQTTYDNQRLLKWHVDGVSAVEFSPDGSYLLSGGREKVLVLWQLETEKQQFLPRLNGPIFDISIDSRVEQLYGLTLELTPSTQHGAERYYEFLVLNALDLSSKLDVNGIRPRFSVDLHKTLQRDAKKFLQRANKVDEESLTKIRHDVTTSFEVEPESGDLYLPFGSYMQVYNMTKNEQVYVAAMAQAMQQGKVRQEAEIEDPMIEQFVFSKDGSWMCTFDALKAPQIDGLMSSKDVKYCLKFWKYVEGASNADNGKPGNHVGFHWELCTKILDPHGPNVKIAAIIPAPRTYYNGLAFATADTKGGVRLWRPRIPKEIYSKVPNKKMQQTAWTLRRLRLGSGQLQTPSVALAWSPDSSLIAVAQETSLILLDINTFEPVSEMPLPSLADSRIRSLTIIGNYIVVLTKQKLIAFNLLTYQMSPLAVRIETPLGGKSLMAVDEDRDLICFCANYYHVNKSAKSNTKVEIRSRIFIFDPSSLKPVSIKDHECAIACVKYSKVVSGFILLDINSRVGVLNTVTSTFLLEEERRKEEKKAYEMAMLLNNAQYVSEITAANSASSKKEKSEIGDDTEELAVHKPINPDRLESVLSNMEGLPVEALFDRVMNIL; the protein is encoded by the coding sequence atgcCAGAAATAGAAACGGATTGGAAGCTGGGATTCAACTCTGGAGGAAAACTCCTTTCCCACAAACATGTGATATCCATGGatggaaaatatacaaTTGCCATATTTAAAACGCACTTGAAAGTTTATTCACTTGATACGAGGCAAAGCATCAGGAACATTGATTTAGACAGAGATCTATCTGATGTGACAGATGTGAAGATCAGTTCAAAAGATGCCTTGTTGCTATATCTTTTCACGCCAAATCAGATCTTGGTGGTCAACTGGAAAAACGAGCTTGAGAGTGGCCCTATAGTAAAGCAGTACACTTTGTCAATGGAGCAGAAACAGGATGGAATAAAGCACAAATATGGACAAATACTGAAATTGATTGATTTTTGCGAGCAAAAAGAGTCCAAAGAGGATGAATCAAAGGAGGAATCTTCCAACTTAGAGACGGTCTTTGTACTATTATGTGGTAAGCCACGGGAAAAGAAGGGAAACTACTTGCATTCGGCCCACACAAGATACATTGTAAGATATTCAGCGACCAGCAACACTCTGGAGGAGTTGTTGACCATAGAGGGAGAGCTTTTATCTGCTAAATCCACAGATGGAACAAATCTAGCCTTTGTGACGAATAAAAACAACCTTTTGTACGTACAGGTGAAACAAGACGGGGATCAGGATGCATTAGAGCTCAGCTCACACAAATACAAGTTCCCTTATAAGACCACAGTTTGTAGTTTGGCGGTTTCCAATGGCGAATCTCCGCTGGTTGCATTAGGAACGGTCTCAGGTGTGATTCAACTGCTTTATCTTGGCAGTGACGAGCAGACGACATACGATAATCAAAGATTGCTCAAGTGGCATGTTGATGGAGTCTCTGCTGTTGAGTTTAGTCCAGACGGAAGCTATTTACTCTCtggaggaagagaaaaggtTCTTGTTCTGTGGCAGTTGGAGACAGAAAAGCAGCAGTTCTTGCCGAGATTGAACGGGCcaatatttgatatttcaATAGACAGCCGTGTTGAGCAACTATATGGTTTAACGTTGGAGTTGACACCAAGCACGCAGCATGGTGCTGAGCGTTACTACGAGTTTCTTGTGTTGAATGCCTTGGACTTGTCGTCAAAATTGGACGTGAATGGAATAAGGCCGAGGTTCTCGGTGGATCTTCACAAAACACTACAGAGAGATGCGAAAAAGTTCTTGCAGAGGGCAAATAAAGTGGACGAGGAGTCTCTCACGAAGATTAGACATGACGTGACAACATCTTTTGAAGTAGAACCAGAGAGTGGCGATCTATATCTTCCCTTTGGATCCTATATGCAAGTGTACAACATGACCAAAAACGAACAGGTGTATGTTGCGGCAATGGCACAGGCAATGCAGCAAGGTAAAGTGAGACAGGAAGCGGAAATTGAGGATCCGATGATCGAGCAGTTTGTGTTTTCCAAGGATGGATCATGGATGTGTACGTTTGACGCTTTGAAAGCTCCACAAATCGATGGGCTCATGTCATCCAAGGATGTTAAGTACTGCCTCAAGTTTTGGAAATATGTGGAGGGTGCAAGCAATGCAGATAATGGTAAGCCTGGCAACCATGTGGGCTTCCACTGGGAGCTTTGCACGAAAATTCTTGATCCGCATGGTCCAAATGTGAAGATAGCAGCAATAATTCCGGCACCACGGACATATTACAACGGTTTGGCGTTTGCAACGGCTGATACAAAGGGAGGTGTGCGTCTCTGGAGGCCTAGAATCCCGAAGGAAATATACTCGAAGGTTCcaaacaagaaaatgcagcagACTGCCTGGACTTTGCGCCGTCTCCGACTCGGAAGTGGCCAATTACAGACTCCCAGTGTTGCATTAGCCTGGTCTCCAGACTCTTCTCTCATTGCCGTCGCTCAGGAAACCAGTTTAATTCTTTTGGACATCAACACATTCGAACCCGTGTCAGAAATGCCGCTGCCATCACTTGCTGATTCAAGAATCCGGAGTTTGACAATTATTGGAAATTACATAGTCGTCTTGACGAAACAGAAGCTTATAGCATTCAACTTGCTCACTTACCAGATGAGTCCCTTGGCTGTGCGGATCGAGACACCTTTGGGAGGTAAGAGTTTGATGGCTGTTGATGAGGATAGAGATCTCATATGCTTCTGTGCGAACTACTATCATGTGAACAAATCTGCAAAATCCAATACTAAGGTGGAGATCAGATCCAGAATCTTCATATTTGATCCATCCTCTCTAAAGCCCGTCTCTATAAAGGACCATGAATGCGCCATTGCATGTGTCAAGTACTCAAAGGTTGTCTCAGGGTTCATTCTTCTAGATATAAATTCAAGGGTCGGTGTGTTGAATACTGTTACGAGCACTTTCTTGCTAGAGGAAGAGCGCagaaaggaggaaaagaaagcttaCGAGATGGCTATGTTGCTTAATAATGCCCAGTATGTTTCTGAGATCACTGCAGCCAATTCAGCTTCAtcgaagaaggaaaagagcgAAATTGGAGATGATACTGAAGAATTGGCTGTTCACAAACCTATAAATCCAGACAGACTTGAGTCTGTCCTCTCCAATATGGAGGGATTACCTGTTGAGGCTCTGTTTGATAGGGTGATGAATATTTTGTAA